The segment TCGAACCCGGCTGACTCATACCTTGGAAGTTTCTGAGATTGGTCGTGTTCTGGCCCGTGGTCTCGGCTTAAATGAGGATCTGGTTGAGGCCATTGCTCTGGGGCACGACTTAGGACATACACCTTTTGGTCATGCCGGAGAAACCGTTTTGAACGAACTCACGCCAGGCGGGTTTTCTCACTACAAACAGAGTCTCAGGGTTGTTGATGTCCTGGAAAACGATGGCTGTGGTCTTAACCTGAGCTACGAGGTTCGTGACGGCATAGCAAAACACTCTAAGGGTTACGGTGAGGTTATTCCTTCCAATAGCCACGATATGCCCGAGACTGCCGAGGGTTGTGTTGTTCGGTATGCAGACATTATTGCCTATTTAAGTCATGATCTCGATGATGCAATTCGAAGCGGAATTATCGGGGAGAGTGACATCCCGCCTAACTGCCAGGAGGTTCTCGGTAAAACTCACTCAAAACGAAACATTACCATGATTGGGGGAGTTATTAGTGGAACTCGGGCGGGTGGGAAAAAACTGGTTTTTGGGGTGTCTCCGGCGATTGGTGACACCATGCAGGAGTTGCGTAAATTCTTGTTTCATAATGTCTATCGGTCAGATAAAGTGCATGCCGAGTTTGTTAAGGCCTCAAAGATGCTTCGGGAGTTGTTTCTCTATTTCCTTGAAGATAAAGGGGCGTTGGAGCGCGAGGCCAATGGTTTTGCAGCCAGTGCTTCACATGGCAGACGGGTGAGTGATTATCTGGCCAGCATGACAGACCGTTTTGCCCAGGAGATGTATCAGAGGATTCTTTTGCCCAAGCGGCCATTGTGAGATTCTTGGTGAAGTTGATAATAAGAAGTGCGGCTCTCAGTCAAAGGTTCAGGGCGGCACAGTAGATTTTTGGAGAAAATGATGTCTGAGGAACTGAAGTTTTTGCCATTTGGGCAAGCGAAAAAATTGGTTGGTAATGTTATAGAGGAAGAACATCTGCGTGAAAATAATCGGCGGGTGTTGACGGTGTACGACCATAATGGCAAGGACCTCTGCTGGTTTGATGCAGAAGAGGTGATGGCTGCT is part of the Desulfobulbaceae bacterium genome and harbors:
- a CDS encoding deoxyguanosinetriphosphate triphosphohydrolase, coding for MLIREKIEAAERKILSRHACLSSESRGRIRDEPPCSIRTVFQRDRDRIVYSKAFRRLKYKTQVFLAPSGDHYRTRLTHTLEVSEIGRVLARGLGLNEDLVEAIALGHDLGHTPFGHAGETVLNELTPGGFSHYKQSLRVVDVLENDGCGLNLSYEVRDGIAKHSKGYGEVIPSNSHDMPETAEGCVVRYADIIAYLSHDLDDAIRSGIIGESDIPPNCQEVLGKTHSKRNITMIGGVISGTRAGGKKLVFGVSPAIGDTMQELRKFLFHNVYRSDKVHAEFVKASKMLRELFLYFLEDKGALEREANGFAASASHGRRVSDYLASMTDRFAQEMYQRILLPKRPL